The genomic region gtattattaataataataataataataacattcaatttatataccacccttcaggatgactcaacacccactcagagcattttacaaagtatgccattattatccccacaacaaaacaccttatgaggtaggtggggctgagaaagctagaagctgtgactgacccaaggtcacccagctggcttcaagaggaggagtggggaatcaaacctggttctccagatcagagtcctgcgctcttaaccactacaccaaactggctctcagttcctagacaaaaataatgtggccaattatcacccagtctctaatctgtcctttctgggcaaagtgattgatagagcagtagctgaccaactccagactttCTTAGACAACTCTAGTACTCTGAACCCTTTCTAGTCTGGATTCAgatcagggcatgggacagagtgCACTAGTGAAATTAgtagatgatctccatctgaacatagacaaagTCATGCCTTCTTATCTATCtgtagcctttgacacagtagaccatgccatcctgttgagacatctagagacagaagtgggcatcaaaggacgttccttggactggtttaaatcatttctcatggaacagacagactcaaagggttgctgtcagagattagctatctccagaatgggagctatcttggggggttccgcagggcacaatcttatctcccatgttattcaacctctacataaagcctttaggagaactcagtTGCagttatggagttggatgtcaccaatatgcagacaacacccaactctatatctcactatccaggtacCCACAAGATTCAGTcgaaatcttggatcgctgcctgaaagctgtggtgaaatggctgaaaaagaacaaattaaaattaaacccagacaagatggaagtgatgcttcttgggaaggcagagatcctgaaggacattgtactctccacttttgatggagtttctctgacccttgcagacttgattaagagcctagggattatactggatccagtgctattactagaaaaacaagttaaggcagctgcaaaaatgctttctacaacctctctctagcctggaaaatgaaaatggcttcttaccttgacatggccaacctggctacctggatcaatgctatggtaacatcaagaattGACTATaacaatgcactatacataggtctcccatctaaactaactaggagactccacttggtgcaaaatgctgcagctcaactgttatcaggagcgggcaggagcatgaacatcacgcccatcctgcagtcactccattggctacccattagttaccatgctcagttcaaggtattggttatcacttacaaaactcatcacggccttggtccggcaaACCTACGGGACTGCGTCCCTTTctatgctcctccacagcagctttgttcttccaaacagggcctcctgcaggtgcTATCCTGTACATCAGCAAAATCAACAggagcccatacacgggctttttctgtgatggcccccaccctgtggaatgacctgcctgaggaggtcaggaaaaccactttcctggctttctgaaaatgatgcaaacccgaattattcaaaaaggctttttacgcAGATagcagggctgtattgtagggaggggatctcagatgatccactaatgagttaggaataaCAACTATGTTGTATGGATTCCTACTAAtactatggtcatagatccagaggagttagccgtgttagtctgtagtagcaaaatagaaaagagtccagtagcaccttttagtcCAACTAACtttactgcatctgacgaagagaactgtgattctcgaaagcttatgctacagtaaagttagtcttaaaggtgctactggactcttttctattttgctactaatactatgtctttgtgaacttgtatctatttaccctatggcattgtttatggaaatgtccttgaaattaactgtactaatctcacactgtgtaatccgccttgagtctcagtgagaaaggcagactataaatgacataaaaataaataaataaagaccccTGAATGCTTGCCCCTAGCTTTTggcccatcctggacttttttAATCAACTGTGTTCCTGGTATTTACCTTTATACATCTTATTTATGTTTTCATTCTGAAACATATTTGACCTTTAGTTGACCTTTGACCCTAACCTCATGAGACTGTTAATCTTTCTATATTTTGTCTGTATATTTGTACCTCTGATAAGAACTACAAACACTTGGTCTTCTGTAGGGGGAGATATGAGATTTCTCAACACATTAATTTTCTTAAAAATCCCACCTTGTTCACATGAGAAGCAGTATAATGTAAAGATAAAATCTGAAATATCCTAGCAAAATGCTACAAAAAATTATGAACaatataaaaatcttttaaaatcatAAGTAGGATGTTACAATTCTTTCCCACTCACAGCAACACTTTCCTTTGGCACAAAGAGGAGCCTTTTGCCAGCACAAGAACTACAGACCACTACAAAACATTTAACTACACAACACCAGACTTAAGGTCTCCCTTTTCCACACAAATCCTGTTTCTGAACTCCAACAAAGCTGGAAATAGTTTTACTATTTCTTCCAGCAGCACAATGTATCTTTCTTCTGTATTATCACCTGGTGGATCCTTCCAATGGAATGTATTTAACATTTAGCCATCTTTACAGGTTAAAACAGCACAAACCTcatcactttaaaaataaaagtggcTCAGAAGCTTTCTCTGTGTAGATGTGGTGCACTGCCTCTAGAAGCTTTGCTGGAGACAATCTCACTGCTGCTAGAAGTGGATCAGCTAATGgggaagggtgggtgggtggtggtcATAACCCAGGGAAGGATGCTCATATAATTGAGATGTCAAGAGAGGAAAGGAACAGGTGGGAATCAGCTGGGGAGCCAGAAGTTTCTCCTGATCACAAGGCTCTTCCCCGCCTCCTGTAATAAGCACAGAAGTGGCATGGATGAGGGGTGCTTTGGGCTGAGAACTCCAGAGAAGAGAGGCACCATGGAACAAAGCTGATCTCAAGGTTCCATGGAAAAAAGTATGACAAAACCTCATCCCCCTAAAAACACTTCCACTCATTCTTAACACATGataaacttagagccaagctacaagtgacgccttacacaggttggacacttgtcagcttccctcaagttctgatgggaaatgtaggtgttctggttttacagcttggctctccattacagctgcaagaccaggatgcctacatttcccatcaaaacttgagggaagctgacaagtgtccaacctgtgtcaggcgtcactagtagcttggctcttagtcaacATTCCCTAGAGGGACATGGAGCTTGGGATCCTGGAAGGCAACCACCtagggtcagggctctgttcTTTGAGGACATCAAGGGAGGGCAAGGGAAGGGACCACAAAATCTTTCCTCTGGATTCTAATTTGATTTAAATGCATATCCTGGACACACGTACAACCTTATTAAACCTGACTTTGTAATGCTGGACTTTGGATCTGATGCCGACAAAACTTACCAGTGTGGCTGCTTTCCACACAACAAGGGAATGTTAGAAGTCCAGAGTTATATGAGAAGAATCAATAGCACTGCTCCTTCCCATTCAAATGTCATTCTTACCATAAATTGGTTAAGTACTGGCATGGAAGGAGGCATTTTGTGGACCTGGCCTATGTGATGCAGGGTGCTAAACACTACCTTTATTGTGCATGAAAGAGCTACTGTGCACTAGTTCCCACAGTATGAGCACTGGTCGAGTCATTCTAGTCAGTGAGCATGCTATTGCCTGCTTGTGGTCTGAATAAAAGTTGACACATCAGGATCTGAATGGTTGACGCAGGACTACCAACCCCAGCTCCCTTTGTATTCTATAAGGAGATAAATTTGAGTCAAAGCTTGTTATGTACACTGAGACATGTTAATAGGCTGAAGATGGGGTGGGGAACTTGATAAGAACAGGAGTGCTGCTCCCTGTTCTAAGATGGCAGCAGAGTATCTTGAGTCTCTCTCATAGAAACAATAAATTGGTATTGAAGTAGGTTATTTGTTGGCAACTCCAGTTTCAAAGAAGAAGGATAAAATAGTATATATCTCTCACCAAAGATTTGGTCAGATGTTTCTCAATTGCCACTGAAAGGGATCCAGAAATAATGAACTatccaaaagaagaagaagaaaacattatTAATATATGTGGAACTATTCTCTCTATTCAGAAACAAAGGGTACTATGGGACAGATACTAGACAAATAGAATATTTTTTCATTAAGTCCAAGTAGTATCATCTTTAAAGCAGAAGAAACACTGATCTTTTGATTATCTTAGTTTTCTACCTGTTACTCCAGCAGCAGTACATTCAGGAATAATAAAGAGGCTGCACATTTTTATTAGCCTGCCTATTTTTTAACTTGCGATTGTGGTTCTCACATGAAGAGGAGCCCTTTTAAATACTGATTTTAATTACTATAAGGGCTCTCCTTCTTAAGGTTGTGTATTTCTCAAATAAGAGTGTTGCCATACGTaagaaaaaggaaattttaaatcCTGATTTCTGCATTCCTTGCATAAGCCCTTCAGTGAAAGTCTGACTCCAACATCATTTCAAAGAGCCTTCCATCATCTAATCTGTAAAGTACCCATTGTTGTGATGGCTAGAGAGTATGTAGAGGACTCTggctgcatgtgtgtgcatgcagtaTGTTGCAGGATGCTTTGAACTTGGAGAGACATGTGAGGGCCTAGGCCAGTTACGGAAGACAACATTGTGTGTCAACAAGCAGATCTGCATTCAGTTCTCCAAATAAGTTGATGGCTGATATTCAGGGAGAAAAGGATTGATTGGGGCTAAACCAATTCCCCATCCCTGATGAACCTGGCCAATGAGAAGCCAGCACCAGTCTACATAGTTCTGATCTCTTTTTCATAGACATGTTAGTGTGTGATAGAAAGTTGAGAAAGATGCCCAGTCTTTAGTTAGTTGCCCAAGGCAACTAACTTTTGCTTCATTTTCAAAATAATCATTTTCCTGTACCATTTTACCAAAATTAATCCAAGATAATCAAGACACAGAAAATCAACAGCTGAACAGGAATTCAGGATTATCAACAATGAAACACTTTAGCTCTCAAAACCAGTTTAGTACTCACAGATAGTCCACCCCAGAATGGATAACCTCCTATTGCAGCCATAGAAATGtagtgatgatgataatgatgaccaCTAGTAGAAAGAATAAATGCCACAGCCCCAAAGCCAATGTGTGTCAGTCCAATCATGATCTGAATGGCCTGCATGAAGAAAAGACAAGGCAACTCCTTtagacattttattttatttatatttcaatttatataccgcccatccccaggggctctgggcggtgaagaCACAAGTTCTGATCATTTAACATAGTCTAGAGAATAATTTTAAAACTAGGGAATATGCTTGTTTGGTCTCTTCCTTTTGATCTATTCCAAACTGAAACAGGATATTTCCCAAGAACTCACCAAATTGTCTATGCATGCTTGTTATTCCAGTCATGTTTACTGATCCTTTCTGGGAATAATTTCAAGTGATTCATCCTGGGGATGTTAATAAACCATATAAGCTACTCGATGCTTGTGCACAGCCACTGCCACATCTGTAGCTGAAAACACcaactacattaaaaaaaatcctagtttggctCTTAAAATTAATCTGTGACAAACAGCCCACTCTAGCTACAGCCATTCTTTTCAGGCTCCATGGTCAAATGCCGCCCCCCAAACAGGCTCGCAAGTGTCCCTTGTGTGTTCAGTCCCACAGCACTAGAGATCTGCCTCTAGGTTGTCCTTCTTCAGACTTTTTTTAGTAATTGGGGTGTCCTGGTCTACGACTAACTTCTGCTTTCTAGCTAGTGTGGGAATAACTTCATAATAATGGAGAATATTTTCAAATCTCTTCTTTGTGGAAGAATCCTTTTCAGACTTTTCTAATAATTGAGGTGCCTTACACTACCAAATATTAGGATTCTACATCATTGGGATGTATTTCAGAGATTTCTCTCACTCCAAGAATATTTAAATTGGTCTGGTTTTGCCCTTAAGGGTGTGCATTCTGGAATTCCTAAACTGAAGATGAAAGTATACACAACAATTGCTATTTCAGGTCCTTgccatgattttctggaatagTTACACAGATCCAGGATTCTTACACATTATGAAAAATAATCCGCCAAAATTGTGTTCAGGTGCttaccatcagcagcagcaggtctcttttttctctttgattCTCTGCATTTCCCAGGTAGTGGCCTTGGGAAGGCGGCTCCTTGCTGCTGCAAGCCAGGGGCACATCCCAGCAGAACTATAAGCCTGGATGCCttgttctcttccctccctccttagtGGAGGTGGTgccctttttcttttgcaagtAGGATAGCTGGGGCActttgttcaggagcccataTAACTGCATCCCttagtccaatttgcttgaaacttaggggttctttagtggacatGTAGCAATAACTTCACCGCAAATTTGGTGTCATTTCATTGAAAAAAAGCCACTCTAACCCCACCCTTCTCAAGGCCCCCCATAATGGAAACAGAATAATTCTGGAATCCCAGAACCCCTGACCTAAACCCCAGAATAGTACGGAGGGATTCAAATACACTTgaacaatgttccctctaagctgtgcagtgttatgagctaaaaatctattttgtgagccgaaacaacaactttcattaaagttttgagtgtgcctccttttttaaaaaaaataaaaattcagtctacaaacatacaaaaacatacaaatataactacaaactaatttgtattgtttctcacttTGAAGCAACAATTCAAGCAATCATTCAAACAATTACTCTGCaggtaaagttattaatacttctccttcccaactatttgatatacaaatatatctgagaacatgtgctagggtctgcatcccatcctggacacgttagccttctctattccaacaagattgcagcaggtaggtggagagatttacagtataagcttgtacaaagttactccagtctaaatccattgattgcTAGCCTCTCTAGAATCCAAACacaaaaaccatgtaatacattttgattacaatcaaaacaaattaacaataagTTAATTTGTTGTCcgagaccatctagtcccattaggtgtaagggccacaaaaatcagagagccagtttggtgtagtgcttaagtacgtgggactctaatctggagagccaggtttgattctccactcctccacttgaagccagctgggtgaccttggtctagtcacggctctctggagctctctcagccccacacactttacagggtgttttgttgtggggataataatgacataggcCGAATCCATACTTCCCTACCTTCAGCTTTTCATACGCAataattgcgctggattctatcccacaatatctcagtctgtgttcacatcccctttTACTGTGCCAGCATCGCACTATACtccgttcacatccctgggagaatcgcacgatacggggcgggtttagatccactGTTGCTGATGACGACATCACgtagcctttttaaaatttaatgctAGCTTTTTGCTATATCGATTTTCTGCTCAGTTGCAATGGTGGGGCCACATCCCcattgatgcctgtgattgggtAATGTTACCGCTCAACTATAATGATAGGATAGCGTTTTTTCACTATACtgataattttaatttaaaaaaaaaaagccggaaagagtcaacctttgcaggcacagtccacttatcagaaattacctaggctctcctttggcagtgaaacattatttactgtaaaaaaaatggcaacctCCCCTTGGTGCCTCCAAGGactttttacaatgccacttcccaaaccagttgtgggtgatcttcatgaacggGATTGCGCAATAGCACTAGGAAtgcccccccttaaaaaaaataaacagtacGGGGGTGCAggcatgcctcggacagagttgggaccataagaattgcttggcaaagagggacggtgttccggaaaggcaagaaacaaggaagtgtggGTGATTAAGAGGGGGTGGTCTCTTTGGGAAccacttctatttgttcacatccatggtgagaactgcgcaagagaagttTTTGAATGTGTGACAACGTCTGAGGCGCAGCGCAGCAGATACgatagaatggcgggattgaggtaagagtatgtgaacaggtctctgagaagcgcataaatggcaggaaaatagcagcaaacttgagccatgtggattcggccataatttgtagaccgctctgagtgggcattaagttgtcctgaagggcagtatacaaatagaatgttgttgttgttataaaaatggatatgttcatgctgattgttattctgttgctacaaaataaagcagacacccagtggaaccttaaagactagcacatttatttcaagataaacttttgtgagtcagtgctgacttcttcagatatgtatggaaatcaacctgagCATCATTctcacattttctttttccacataatgaatctgcacttgaaagactcatgacagaattcatccttgatcttaatccccaccccacccaacctgCCCCTTAAGAAGcattctaagtttgatttccacatctgaagaagtgagcagtgactcacaaaagctcatactgaaataaaaattagtctttaaggcgctactggacttttgttttacattcatgCTGACTGGCTTTCTTGTGCTTCAGATACAATTCTGACTGTGGATTTCTCGACTCAGGCAGTTAGCCATTACCCTATACAAGCACCTGGAAATCTAACACCATACAACATTTGGAACAATTGTGCTTTagacaattacaaaatacataaaagctGTCCAAATGCAGTATCTCGCTCATAGACTTCTATTCTTCTccatgtcacaaagaaaatgtggttcatctacccagggctttttttctgagaaaagaggtggtggaactcaatgggttgccctcggagaaaatagtcacatggctggtggccccaccccctgatttccagacagaggggagtttagattgccctccgcgccgctggagggaaatctaaactcccctctgtctggagatcagggggcggggccaccagccatgtgaccattttcaagaggttccggaactccattccaccgcgttcccgctgaaaaaaagccctgcatctacccctttcattttagacagaagctgAAGAATGGCAAACCTGGCACCTTAGTAACTTTGTGCATGCAACTTCGATAGCCTGAAGTCTatttgccagttttctggggcaaataaacaagatctgcacagtgttgcagctcagagggataggacgtgcaaatacagaattgcaagttttgatttttctttagaatatttatgtaccacctgtacaGAGAGCTGCTTAAGGTGGCTCACAAGCAAaaaacaacataatttttaagaagtcaagatgacaggaggaaacatttccagaatgcttCGATCTAACATCATTAGGATACTCTAAAACTGGGTCCATCAGCAGGTTGCAAGCCAGTTAACATGGACAGATCAAAACCTAAACCTCTGGAACTGGCCAGTAACCACTGgttttggacaaagcaaaagaggaaacTTTGTGGCACCAAAGCTTTTGAGAAtgaaagttccctttttatttgtatctaaagaagagagctttgactttggaaagctcatatcctgaaaatcttgttggtctctaaggtgccactggactcaaatcttgcaaaatctttgaggcttcctgtttaattctgcacctacAGACTCCTTTGTGAACAAGGAGTGAGAAGGTAAGtcaggcacagctgcccttggagtctcactttagcttcagatccagattAGAGGTGGGGGGCAAAGAAGGCCTGTGAGCCTGTGATCCTGCAAAGAGGAAGGcggcttaaaaaaaagaaagaaaacaagccaAGATGGAGCCAGCCCCAAAGCGGTCGTgctaaaataaacccccaacatCATGATCCTATGCAGTTAACTCTGGTCTacgtccattgatttcattttagatgaaGATGCTCAGCTTGCCGAGACAGGATGGCCAGATCCAGTTCTTGGCCAAATctgcatttcaggctgtaaaagCCGCTTTGGAAGAGCCCTCAAAAAGGAGGCCTCATCAATGGTAAAgtccaaccagcctccttcagcaccgcaatggtcttctcctcctcatctggcCATCAGTAGGCATGGTGAGCACCTGGCCCAGCTCtctgccttccttcccttcctcatcCTTCTTTTTTCCAGTCTCCTATTGCACCAAGACCAAGTTAAATGACACTTTCTCCATGGCGGTGGCTGAGGTGCCACCTCCTCTTCTCTGCTCACTGGGGCTAAGGGGATCCCAGCGGGGTCAGACTGGGCCCTCATCACTCAGCTCTggtctgttccccagctagagagctagTGGCAACTGGAGTCGTGTTCTGGCTCCGCCCTGAGTGCTAAGCCAGCCACAGCTGGGAAGGAACGAGAGAAGCGGGAtaaggctccatccctgctccgtCCCTATTGGGCCTGCCTACTGGTgccggctgagtgggagggcggggccacatGAGAGTTAATATCTGTGAACTACAGCTGAGAATccgtgagcagaggagtcagaatctgtgagcaagtGTGCATGTGCTCACATTATTGGGAACACTGCACTTGAATCCTGGTATTTATGCCCTTCCTGaaatctgaatctgaaaaataccattttttcccTAGCTGCACTGTCTCTGTCAAAGTATGCTCCCAAAGCAGATTAgagaaatatatataataataatcttTGATCTTTCATTAGGTTCCCTTTTGAATGAATCCCTCTTGTTCAGTCTTTCTTGGACAGAGAGCCTTTCATATGGGGAAACCATTGGAATCACTGGAATGTGAATAGAAATTAAAGGCACCTACCCCCAGAGTTTTAGTCTCTACTCTGAGCATTTTCTCCAGTACCCCCGTCTGAAGGTTCTGGTAAGGAGGGCGGAGTGGCTGGCCTGCATATTGTATGAGCCCCTCTGGTTGGATAACAGTGCCAGGGATGATCTGGCCTGCTTGAACTATGTTGGCACCATTAGGGGGAACAAAGAGCATTGTTCCACTAGCCATTCTCTGTGGATCTGTTGCCATAGGTAAGGTATCTgtgtgaaaaaaagaaagaagaaacccaGGTGAACCATCCTCTCACAGATTTGAAGAAATATTACACAGACCTCCACTTAAGAAGACGGGCTCTACGTCAGTAAATTTACTCATGAGAGAGCATTCAGTGAGTAATTTCTATGCTGATGTTTTTCCATGTATGGACAGCACCCACAGAAGGAGAAAGGGATACTTAACGTGGAAAATTAAAGAAGGTTTGCCTCTGTATGCATATTTATGAAAGCAAGATTTGGAACTCCTTGGGATTGCCATCCCCTCCTTTTTATGCTCCTTGTATGCAGATCAGAAGCTAAAGACATCCAGTTTTGGAATAAACCCTAGCTTGTAGTTACATTTGAACCACAAATTATCCCCTTCAGCCACATAAAAAGGATTCCAAACCACAATTTAATCCTGGTTTGCATTGGATTGTGGTCAAAAGAACAAACTACAGTTTGTGGTTCAGCTATAATGATACGCAAGGTTTTGTTTTGAACTAAAAAATCTTCAGTTTCTGGATGGCACATGAGAGGAagagtggggagggcagagggagGAATTACATGACCCTAAAGATGCCTCTGCAATTCATCTTTATATTTCATTGTAGGCTCTTTGTCATAGAGCCCCTGCCCATAAACACAATTTAATGTTTAGAGTGACATTGCATACAGATCTTGTGTTTCAGAAAGGGAGAAGCAACAATGAAATTCCCCAAGAAAGAAGGAGAGATTCACAGTCTGAGCCAAATAGGAGCTCTTGGGCCTATTCAAGATTCTAATCCAAAAGGTGAATTTTAGAAACTGGTTATTATGATTAATTTCAAATATCTCATAATAATTTTGTGAGTTTGTATGTGAACATGCACTCCTTAGGAATGATATGTGAGGTATGAAACACTACGGTTCCTCCAATTTTAGAGTGGAGGTGGCCAATGTTTTTACTAGGCCTTGAATGCCCCTCCCAGTTAAACTGCCCCATCATTTTTCTCTATAACCACCATGTGGGCTCAATGTTTTCAgcataaatcatcatcatcatcaatatttGGCTATCTTCTGCTCTTAATAGTAAAGCTAACCCCTAGAAACAAGGAAAAGACTTTACCCTTCTGTTTTCACAAGGATGAGAATTTCACCCAATAAGGCCAGTAAAGTGCTCAGAGGAAGCAGCATAACTTTACCCTCATGAGAAACAGGCTTAATCTATGAAGGCTCTCATGAGAAGATTATATAATACCAGTTTGGGTCCTCAGAAATGTTCTTGAACCGTGGCTGGTCCAGTTTGGCTTGATCTAATGCTGCTCCAACTTGATTATTTTGTAGTGATGCTAAGGCCCTCTGTAGATGTTCAGAGGCACTTTGGCATTCATTCAAGCATTTCAGAACTGAGTTCTCATTCAAATTAGGTGCTCTACCCAAATTTATGTAATTCTCTTTTAAAGTACTTACATTTCACTCTGTGAGGTACTTGATCTCAGTCTCTTAGTGTAACTTCAGCTTCATCAGGAAGTGGTGAGATGTGAAATCTATACAAGAGTTTAGTTAGTGTTAGACTTTTGACTTTTGCTCTGAACTGTGCCCTTATCTATCAACAATCCATTCTGCTATGAACTGTACAGTCTATGTAAGATTTCAGATTCTTTTCTTCTCCCTATCACAGGGCTCAAATTCTCTGCATCTGTTCTTTTGTGTACATTGTTAgggcggggtggtggtgatggtgctgctgctgcccaagAGCCAGTCAACCTCTTCCTTCCCTTTCATATGCAAGGGCTGTATAAATGCCTCATGTGGGCCAGGCAGGCACCCATCTCCCCCACACTGTATGAGTGCTAGATGAGCTATGCAAAGGCTGGTGGGCACCACTTCTTCCTCACCATGTGAGGGTCCAGGGCAGCCCTTCTGCCACCGGTCTGGCCCAGCCCAAGTGTAGGGGGAGGCAATTGACCAACAAGGAATTGTCTTGGTAGACACAATGGCTAGTTAGCCCTTTTATCTCATCTTAATATGAAAGCTCTTCCTTTACTGTCATATatcttatttttctttctgtgctgCTAACAGAAGTATTAAGGAACCACCATTAAACACCTCCTGTCAATTAAAGTGGTAGAAGGTGGGTTCGGCTTTGCAAGAAAAGTGGTCAAGTCTCACTTGGGGGATTTCAGAGCTGTGATATGGATGTGTAACCAGAAATTTTTGCTGGGCTGGTAAGCTTGTTATCCAGGAGCTAGGTCTCCAGTGTAGTGTAGTCTATGAGACTGAACAGTGAAGCAAGCATTTCTTCACCACCACAACTTCACATGGAAGTAACCTTGAGAAAACCACCATATCTCAGTTCCCCCCTCTATAATATGGGGGTAATGATACTTACCTTCTTTATAGCAGTGCTGTAAAGATAAAGTGCAGCCTTTTGCATATTCCAGCCTGGAGTACATGTTATATACAAACATGGATAGCAGTaaccaaat from Eublepharis macularius isolate TG4126 chromosome 2, MPM_Emac_v1.0, whole genome shotgun sequence harbors:
- the LOC129323721 gene encoding membrane-spanning 4-domains subfamily A member 12-like, whose amino-acid sequence is MATDPQRMASGTMLFVPPNGANIVQAGQIIPGTVIQPEGLIQYAGQPLRPPYQNLQTGVLEKMLRVETKTLGAIQIMIGLTHIGFGAVAFILSTSGHHYHHHYISMAAIGGYPFWGGLSFIISGSLSVAIEKHLTKSLVKCSVGMNITSAIMALTGMILYIVELLINMLDLDDVGTDSVGNGIGVLLLFFSLLEFCITVSTTHFGCQVTCCNNDPAAMVFVPYTVSGGVIFDEANPSPPAYEAVSPK